From a single Salvelinus fontinalis isolate EN_2023a unplaced genomic scaffold, ASM2944872v1 scaffold_0094, whole genome shotgun sequence genomic region:
- the LOC129843043 gene encoding NADH-ubiquinone oxidoreductase chain 5-like: MRYVWICEGLVFYGLVFYGLVFYGLVFYGLVFYGLVFYGLVFYGLVFYGLVFYGLVFYGLVFYGLVFYGLVFYGLVFYGLVFYGLVFYGLVFYGLVFYGLVFYGLVFYGLVFYGLVFYGLVFCGLVFCGLVFYGLVFYGLVFYGLVFYGLVFYGLVFYGLVFYGLVFYGLVFYGLVFYGLVFYGLVFYGLVFYGLVFYGLVFCGLVFYGLVFYGLVFYGLVFYGLVFYGLVFYGLVFYGLVFYGLVFYGLVFYGLVFYGLVFYGLVFYGLVFYGLVFYGLVFYGLVFYGLVFYGLVFYGLVFYGLVFYGLVFYGLVFYGLVFYGLVCDGILYPHLF, translated from the exons ATGAGGTATGTGTGGATCTGTGAG GGATTGGTGTTCTATGGATTGGTGTTCTATGGATTGGTGTTCTACGGATTGGTGTTCTATGGATTGGTGTTCTATGGATTGGTGTTCTATGGATTGGTGTTCTACGGATTGGTGTTCTACGGATTGGTGTTCTACGGATTGGTGTTCTACGGATTGGTGTTCTACGGATTGGTGTTCTACGGATTGGTGTTCTACGGATTGGTGTTCTATGGATTGGTGTTCTATGGATTGGTGTTCTATGGATTGGTGTTCTATGGATTGGTGTTCTATGGATTGGTGTTCTACGGATTGGTGTTCTACGGATTGGTGTTCTATGGATTGGTGTTCTATGGATTGGTGTTCTGTGGATTGGTGTTCTGTGGATTGGTGTTCTATGGATTGGTGTTCTACGGATTGGTGTTCTACGGATTGGTGTTCTATGGATTGGTGTTCTATGGATTGGTGTTCTATGGATTGGTGTTCTACGGATTGGTGTTCTACGGATTGGTGTTCTACGGATTGGTGTTCTACGGATTGGTGTTCTACGGATTGGTGTTCTACGGATTGGTGTTCTATGGATTGGTGTTCTATGGATTGGTGTTCTGTGGATTGGTGTTCTATGGATTGGTGTTCTATGGATTGGTGTTCTATGGATTGGTGTTCTACGGATTGGTGTTCTATGGATTGGTGTTCTATGGATTGGTGTTCTATGGATTGGTGTTCTATGGATTGGTGTTCTACGGATTGGTGTTCTACGGATTGGTGTTCTACGGATTGGTGTTCTATGGATTGGTGTTCTATGGATTGGTGTTCTATGGATTGGTGTTCTATGGATTGGTGTTCTATGGATTGGTGTTCTACGGATTGGTGTTCTACGGATTGGTGTTCTATGGATTGGTGTTCTATGGATTGGTGTTCTACGGATTGGTGTTCTATGGATTGGTGTTCTATGGATTGGTGTTCTACGGATTGGTGTGCGACGGGATCTTGTACCCTCATTTATTTTAA